AAAGAAGTGGTTTGAGAAAGGTGTTCCCATACCGAGACGCATGCTGCCGCCACAGGACGCAGTAGAATACTACACCGATGCTCGCAACCGTGGCTATCTAGCTGATCCGGATCAAATCAGTCAGGAGCGGTTGGTACTAGCTCAGAAGTATGGTTACACATTGCCAACAATCGAAGACGATCCGGACTATGCAATGCTGACGGAAGCTAAAGATCCACGGCAGATTTTCTTCGGACTCAATCCGGGTTGGGTGATAAGTTTAAAGGATCGTGCAATTATCAGGGAAAAGCAGTGAAAGTAGTTGCACATTAGAAGGTAGTTGGAAAGGAATACATACTAGTGAATCTTTCAAAGATAACACATCCCATAGCTGAATGTATGATTAACGATCGTCCGAAATTGTTAACAAaaggtatgttttgtttatgttacaATTATCCACCATTCCACAGAAACACTTTTCTGAATAGTTCATGCTAAAGTTACtaacttttatttatatttcttcttACTTCTATTTTTCTGCTAACATTGGCCATTTGTGCTCCGCTTTACTGGCTATGCAATTTTTCTTATCCTTTTCTATGAAGTTGTGAATTTCGTAGCATGTTAAATACATTTCAATAACAGAAAACaaccaattaaaataaaaagtggATAAAAAGCACCAAAGGAAAACTAAATATATTAAACATCGAAAGATTTGCATTGTTTATACTTTATACAGCATTATGCAGTTAAATTACTAATCGTGCTAAACAAGGTCAAAGAATTgatagtaatttttttatacaataacTTTTGAGTTGGTTGTAATATGTATGTGCGAACAGAAATTTGGTTTATTAAAGGCTAAAACTTTTATCCAATACAGCAAATCAATCATTAGCACGATTTATACAATTTTCTGCATTATTACGAAAGCAAATCACGCTTACATGTTGCATCATACGCCTAGTgtaaatctaaaacaaaatgtaacaaatcCCAAAACGATTATTTCCCCAATTTTCGTTTAAAACATCCCTCCCTTGTAATTCCTACGTTCAGCAAAACACTTAGTATTCCTTTGGCGGAGCCTAGCTTCCCGTGAAATCTTTGATCCCATCCCATTATTCATCCCGTAGCTCTTCAAGAGCTTTACCCTAAAAATACTATTCCCCATAACCGTACGATCGTATGGATGGCCATCAGGGACACGATAGCAGCACCTTTCACTACCACTCCCGCACTACGGAAGCTATTGATTTCGAGCTCATCGAAATCGTAGTGTTGCGTGTGGTTGTAATTGGCAAAATACCAATCCATATCCTCACGCTTCCGTATCTCATTCACACTATCCGCATCGGCATGATGGTGACTCGACGGTGACAGGTCGATAATGTTCGGCGATCCGTAATGACGATCTCCACTATCGGTTTCGATCTTGGGTACCACTCGGTGTTGCATTCCGGGCGTTGTGTTGGGGAAGTACGGTGTCACGGTAGAAGAAACCGGTGCGGGCACTTTTTCAATGGTAGATTTGCCCACCGGTGGTCGATGCCCTGATCCCGGTGCAATGAGCGCCGAAAGGGACGATGGAGTGTTGCTGGAACTGTCGTAAAACTCCCGGGTGGGTGTACGCGCCAAATCACGGATCGTTGGATTCGGTGTAGTGTACGCCTTGTTGAAGCCACCGCTTACAGTAGAACCAATGGTCGGTGTAGCCAACTCGATTGAAAGACGTGTGGTGAGATCGTTGTCGTTATGTTGTGATCCTCCCTGCGAATTCGTTTCGGATTCATTTTGACCGCCATCAATGTCTTCGTCGTCGGCAGTTTCCTCATCGTCGTCAACGGATTCATCACCATCTTCGTCGTCCTCTTCCATTTCGGAATGCGATGGTAACGATCCCGTGGCATTATTTCGTTGTCCAGCATTACCCACGGCATTGGTCAGCTTATCGTTCAGATTGGTGAGTTTCGGTGGTACCATCGGTGGAAGGTTTTCTTGCTTTCCCGGAATGTGATGCGTTATTCCATCAACAAAATAAGGCGCACTGTTGTGCGATGGTTTGATAGTGGCTTCAAACTTATTCTGCTGCAAGTAACGCGTCGGTTCAGTTACCAAAGGTACACGCTCGTTAAATTCCGTTGGCCACTTGCCCGGTGGTTCGTGCGTGTAGTTTTGATTAATAACCTTCAACGTCGGATCAGTGATGGGCGTAAATCCACCGACCGTACCAGGAAGCATCGGTGTAAAGCCACCTTTTTGGACCTCCACCGGAGGCTGCTGTCGGAAGGATGTTTGGAAGTATGGGCGATAAAACAGATTGTTCTCGTTCGTAGCTCCGGCATTTTTATCCAATGGATCCGACGGTGTTTTCAGCGTTACCACCGTATCCGTCTTAATGCCATCGTTCCGATAGATGATGCTCTGTTCCGGTTCACCCTGTTTGTATACCTGTACGCGTCCCTTTGCACGTGTTCCGCCCGATGCTCGATTGTTTGCATTACGTCCTGCACCACCGAACATTTTGCCAATGTTAAGGCTCGGTATGGGCAAACCGAAGAAGGTAAACGGTGATCCTGAATCTTGCCCACCAGCTGGAGGTGGTACACCTTGTGGAGGACGCTGGAACTGGTTGAACTTATTGTTGTTAAAATCGACAAAGTTTGTAGTAAAATTACGCTGTGAGTCTTCCGCGAAAGGAGTATTGTTGAAACGTTGACCGTTTGCTAATCGAGTGTCATTCAATGCGTTGGGATAGTCGACGTACTGATCGTAGAAGTAGTCACTATCACCCGGAGACGGTGACCCTGGCCGGAATGGAGGTGATGGTCCTGGCGGTACTTCATAATTCTCGGAACCTACACATTCATCGTAGTCGAGCGCACGAACAAACACATCGCCGTGATCGTTTGTCAGCGGATGTTCGCCATTTTGTCCTGGGGCCGTTCTTGCTCCGGTTTGGCAATCGGTACGCGATAATCGCATATCCAGTAACATCTTCCCATCTCTGCAGCGAGGACCGGGATAGAGGCTTCGACTCTCCTGCAGCCATGCCATATACCAAAGCATCTCGCAACTAcaatccaacggattgcctacaagacaacaacaaatacgctataaaataaagaatCATTGCAAATAGCGCCAATTCCTTATCACACTTACCGTCCACATCGAGTATCGCAATATTCGTACGCAAGCTTCGAAAGATCGGTTCCGGAACGCGTGACATCTGATTATTGCGCATACTTAGCACACGTAACCGAGGCATTGTGGCGAAAGGTTCACCTTGAATTCCGCAGATTTTGTTATTGTCCAGCTTTAACTCCACCAACCAGTCGAGGCCACGCAGAGGACTCGGGGTGATCTTGCGTATACTGTTTCCGGTAAGATCGAGCACTTCCAGATTTCGAACACTTCGCAAACCAACGCTATCGAGACTGCGGAACTGATTCGCTGACAGATTAAGGTACACAATCGAGGGCGAGCGATAGAAGCTGTACGGTGATATGTAGCGCAAGTTGTTCTGTTGTAGATGTACGGCCTGAAAAGTACAAAACACGGTATTACCCAACGAACTCTTCCAACTCAACCACTGCTATTTACCTGTAAACTGGGAAGATCTTCAAACACACGATCTTTCAGCTCCGTCAATCTGTTGTCCGCTAGTACGAGTTCCTGCAATTCAGGCAAGTTCCTCAACGAACCATGCTCCAACAGCGTCAACTCGTTGCTTGAAAGATCCAGATACTGTAGCAACGGTAAGTTCCTTAACGAACCCTGATGCAGCTGGTTCACCTTGTTGTTGGAAACCTTCAGCTCTTCCAGATTACGCCAGGACACCAGCACATTCGGCGACAGTTCCGTCAGTTGATTGAAGCTAACATCAAGCTCACGGAGCTCCGCTAGCCCGGACAATGATTCCGGCAATTCACGCAGCTGGTTCGACGAAAGATCCAAAGTCTGCAGTGATCGACTGTTGCGGAATGCTTTCGGTGATATCTCCACGATGCTGTTACGTGACGCATCGAACTGCTCCAGCAGTGCGTTACTATCAAGCAGATTATCCACCAGCACCTCGATCCGATTTCCCTGCAGGTTAAGCTCGCGAAGATTTTCCAGCGGACTAAAGCACCGTTCGTGCAGTGCGAGCACTCGATTATCCTGCAGGTTCAGTATCTCTAATCGTGCCAAACCGGCGAGACTTCCATCGTCGACAGACTGCAGCTCGTTGCGAGCTAAGCTTAGGACGCGCAGCTGTGGAGTCGGCTTAAAGACTGCTCTTGGTAGACGTGTCAACTGGTTACTGCTAATGTCCAGCATGCGCAGGTTCGGCAAATCCCACAGCTGACTGGCAGTGGTCGGTGGTGGTAGTTGCGTGATTTTATTGCCATGCAAATTCACTCGCTCCACCGCAACCGGTAGGCCCGGGATAAACTCCTGCAAATGGTTGTTTCCTGCATCAAGCTCAAACATGTGGTTCATATCGCGGAACGTTGCAGAATGGATAAGCGTTAGCTCGTTGAAAGAGATGTTGACCGTTTCCAGCATCGGTGTGTGACTGAACGCGGCAGCATCAATCACTGACAGTGTGTTTCCACTGATGTCCAACCGTCGAAGAGATGGAACACCGACGAGCAAATTCGGATCCATCCGGCGGAAGTTATTGTACGAAATGTCTATACCTTTCAGTCCAGGCAGGTTCCAGAACGGCATCGGCAGCTGATCGTGTAGCGAGTTGTTCTGCAGCCGTAGCTCACGCAATCCCGGCATCGCCATAAAAGCATCCCGTTCGATCATACGGATGCGATTCTGATTCAGATACAACTGTTCTAACGTTCCATGTCCTCGCAGTGCACCGAAGGGAATTGCTTCCAGCTTGTTGTAGCTCAGATCGAGAAAACGCAACATCGGTAGTGCATCTAGCAGCGATCGCAACTCTTCCACGCGACCAATTTCGTTCTGCTGCAGATGCATCATTTCGACGCCACTGCCCGATGCCTGCAGGAAGGATTCGGGATGTACACGTCGCAGGTAGTTGTTCTCTAGATGGACGAGCTTCAGACCAGGCGTCCGATGGAATGCACCGTGGAAAATCTCCGTTATACCGTTATCGTTCAGATATAGCTCCTTCAGCGAAGGCAAATCTACGAAACTGCCCTCGCTCAGCTTCGATATCATGTTGCGATCCATACGCAGCACCTGTAGATTGTGAATGTCCTTCACCGCTCGGCCGATCATGCCAGCGTCCGTGATTTTGTTACCGGACAGCTGAAGCGTTTTGAGGGACGGCAAACCCACGAATGTACGCAGATGTACCCAGCTGATGCCATTCTCCGACAAGTTAATTAGATTCAGTTTGGGCAGATCGTTAAACAGACCCGCTTCTAGCCGGTTTAAACTACCGCTTCCTGTCACGTGCAACGTCTCGAGACTGGCCAAATCACGGAAGTATTGTGGTGCGAGCTCTATCAACGAACCACTCTGCACGTTGATGTACCGCAGCTTCGGAAGGCCCGAAAAGTCAGGAAGACGTTTAAGATTTTCGCTCTGTATAGTGACCGCTTCTAGTTTGCGCAGGCCAGTTAAACTATCTACAGGAATGCTGCGCAGATTACGCTCCACTATGAAGATCTCCACCAAGCTTTTGTCCAGATCGTTAAGCCATCCGTTCGAAAGCCGCTCCAGACCGTTGTGGCGCAGCATCAGCCGTAGAATGTTTAGCGGTGCAAACGTTCGTCCGGGAAGCGAGGGCAGAAAGTTGTTCTCCAGAATAAGCTCATCGATGGGACGGATGATGGACTTCGAAACGGCTTTTAAACCCATCAAAACACGTGGTAAATCACTATGCGAACACCTAAAGGAAGTATTCGGGGAGAAAGGAATGGCATAAGCGAATATGGAGTGATTCAAAGATTGTCCGATTCTTACCATATCTGTATTTCACTGCCACGCTGTGAACACCGACACGGTAGAATGATGTCTTGCGGTGGACATATCGTGTCCCGTTGTGCAACTACCGTCGTTACAATGTAACACAAGATTAATAGCAAATTTGCAAGTCGGTTCATCTTTCTTATCCGTCTGGAGTAACACTTTGTGTGTATGGTTGGCATCATTTCTCTAGTACGGTGCCGTACTTTGGTCGATTTGGTCGACATCTCAATATTAGCGACAGTTGGCATCGTTAACGAATGATGTGAGGAAGGTCATTTTCTTCGTGAGTTTTACTTTCCTTCGATATGCACCTTACCTATTGATGGAAAACGGGTTTGTTTTAAAGTAACTGGGAGTAAGAGAAAATTCGTTTCACGTTATGCTTGtcgatttaaaattattcatgcTTCTTAAATGACCGTAACCAATTGACCCGCTTTGTCTGCTTTGACTAAAGCCCCttaaacctaacttttagctCCGGAACGCGCGCCCAAATCTGTGTTCGTTtgtgtacaattttcttcGGGCTCGTTGACCACCAACAAAGCCCCCGGTCCCACACAGGAGCGTCAAGTTGAGAATTAGTCTCGAGGAAgtgaaaaagagaataaaacgCAATAAATACCACCCACCAGGCTTGAAGAAGCTTGCCACCGACAATTTCGTTGACCAAGGTCATGTAGCCGAAAGTGAATTTACACGCGTTGCCGAGTCCACTAGCGGGCATGGGGATGGGAGAAAATGGGCTCATTGTTGACATTGCACCGCAGAAATTAAGATTGGGCACGATTGCGTAAGACTGTGGCGCAACTATCATGCTGCCGAATCTCGGAAACACTGAAAAGGGAAGACtcaaagcgacgaacccctcTCTGCTCCGGGCGTAGCAGACTCGGCCGGCGTCAAGAGCAGCTCATTCAAATGATTTAAGACGCATAGTTCCGCCAATCGTGTACCATCGCGGGCTTGACAAGACAAGCTTATTTATGTTCGCGGGAAACTGCAACTGGCAATCACTGAAGCATGCTTCCGAAATGAGTCTTTTTGCTGCAATGAACGTTTGCGTCGTTTCGGTTCGTACATAAATTTCAAATGTAATTTCATTAGtatttgcaatttttattcaaactgCGATGTTTCATTTATACACAATTCTTGTTTATTTTGAAAGAATATACTTATTTTGAGATTTTAATATAAGGAGAGAATATTTAGCAGCGATAAACACTTAGAATGTAAttttaggggtttttttgaggaaaatttcctCTTATTTTGGTTGGCTTGCGTGGGCATATGAAAATATCTTCATTTCAGAGTAACTAAAAAAACgttataaacacaaaaaataatgaagttTTTATAGAGCACTGTTGCAAGAACCAACTTTGAGAAAcccaaaaactttgtttcgaCAAAACAACGGCATcggaatttaaaaatatgtaaacagcAGATACTTCAACTtacaatttatcattttttattgatttattttatctaaGATCGAATGACGAACGTTTAACGTTGCAAGAATGATTATCGGCCAAAAATGTgtcattattaaataaaataaaaaaaacttaagagAAATATATCAATACCTTTCGCGTCACCTTACGCCTGTTAATCGGAACCCTAGCCATGTatgtcaaaaataaatattgcaagCATATTATCCAGTTCGCTAGTCGCCTTTTTGATCAAATCATCTATTGTTTTGGCCTCAAAATGGCTTGCATATATTCTCCTATTTATGTTGGGTCAAAGAATCTCGATCGTGTTGAGCTGGGGCAACTTGGGAAGGTATACATTCTTAGTGGCATTGCCAACCGTTTCACTTGATTTTCTTACTCGACTGACTTGGATCGACGCTTCCGCAAGTCAATATTGACAttgattttgttcaattttttaccGTTTGGTTTATCACTCCGCCTTTTCGACCCAACACATTGCTACCTTGCCAACGAAGTTATCATCTTACCAAAAAAGGATCCACATTGCCATCAGTCTTCCGTTTAAACTTGTGGTATTTTTTCCGATCACTTAAAACGGATCGGATGGCCGGAACCATGCTCCCAAACGATAGATTCTCCTATCTTCAGATGTGCCAAAATCATGTAACAGCTTCCACGATCGTATCCGGCCGGCATAAAGTGTGCCACGATAGCTTATTTTGCTGCTAACCCGGATGGAGCAGGCGACTTCAACGAACTACAAATCAACATTTCTTCACTCTTCTGTCCGCAACCGCATCTGCAGCGACCGCAAATAAAGTGATAGAGCTATTAATTTTTTACCGTATATAGACAACTAGTATACTGATAGGTTGGCCAACTAGCTAGGGGCAGGGTAGTCGCATGAAAAATAAgacaaatttttgaaattttgagaATTTGATTCTACACAGACAAATTCGATAAAAGCGAGTTTTTGAGGATCTCCGCGGTCTTTTATAATATAGTTTATCTCCGGAATTAGCTGTAAAACCATTTAATTCTGTAAGGACGACTAACAGGAGTTTTGAAGATTTAGAAGTAGAGCTACGCAATAGAGCACCACCAGTAGTTCCTTGCAATGAGTAATAAAGAGAAATATTTTGgtaatttcctttttccctcGGAATCAgggttttttatatttttagtatttataataattttttttacataaatgcTTCAAAAAACATAGATCGCTAATACGCTTGTGCTAATACGCGAATTTATGAAGAACTATATCactcttttttcttgtgttttgcctaaaaaaaatatcttcttaCTATCGTggaatcattttttattatttgtttaatttttttcatcgGTGCGCTTTaatattgattaaattaattcttgATTGTGCTCGGCTTATTCAAAAGAACCCTTTTAATACTCAAGAGAACTATTATTGGTTTAAGAGATCTTCCTAAACCAACGAGTAGGAAGCAGTAGGGAAGGAATTTTTACTACATTTTCTAACCATAATGTGGCAAATCGTCATTTTTACATACATGTAGCATAACATTCACTTCTCTCTCatttgttgttatttcttCACAAACCTCCtcgcaaacacacaacaatatACGAACCGAATTCCTTCAAAAgctttgtttgctattttgaCAGCTATCATGCATTGAATCGAATGCAGTCCCATGTCGCTGCCGGAGCATACAGCACAGGCAACATCTGATGCAACGTGGAAAAACGGTTTCTTCTTTCTATTCCTTTCCTACGCTGTACGGGTGGCGGTCAGGTTTCCTTTTCCAC
The DNA window shown above is from Anopheles funestus chromosome 3RL, idAnoFuneDA-416_04, whole genome shotgun sequence and carries:
- the LOC125770131 gene encoding protein artichoke; translation: MPTVANIEMSTKSTKVRHRTREMMPTIHTKCYSRRIRKMNRLANLLLILCYIVTTVVAQRDTICPPQDIILPCRCSQRGSEIQIWCSHSDLPRVLMGLKAVSKSIIRPIDELILENNFLPSLPGRTFAPLNILRLMLRHNGLERLSNGWLNDLDKSLVEIFIVERNLRSIPVDSLTGLRKLEAVTIQSENLKRLPDFSGLPKLRYINVQSGSLIELAPQYFRDLASLETLHVTGSGSLNRLEAGLFNDLPKLNLINLSENGISWVHLRTFVGLPSLKTLQLSGNKITDAGMIGRAVKDIHNLQVLRMDRNMISKLSEGSFVDLPSLKELYLNDNGITEIFHGAFHRTPGLKLVHLENNYLRRVHPESFLQASGSGVEMMHLQQNEIGRVEELRSLLDALPMLRFLDLSYNKLEAIPFGALRGHGTLEQLYLNQNRIRMIERDAFMAMPGLRELRLQNNSLHDQLPMPFWNLPGLKGIDISYNNFRRMDPNLLVGVPSLRRLDISGNTLSVIDAAAFSHTPMLETVNISFNELTLIHSATFRDMNHMFELDAGNNHLQEFIPGLPVAVERVNLHGNKITQLPPPTTASQLWDLPNLRMLDISSNQLTRLPRAVFKPTPQLRVLSLARNELQSVDDGSLAGLARLEILNLQDNRVLALHERCFSPLENLRELNLQGNRIEVLVDNLLDSNALLEQFDASRNSIVEISPKAFRNSRSLQTLDLSSNQLRELPESLSGLAELRELDVSFNQLTELSPNVLVSWRNLEELKVSNNKVNQLHQGSLRNLPLLQYLDLSSNELTLLEHGSLRNLPELQELVLADNRLTELKDRVFEDLPSLQAVHLQQNNLRYISPYSFYRSPSIVYLNLSANQFRSLDSVGLRSVRNLEVLDLTGNSIRKITPSPLRGLDWLVELKLDNNKICGIQGEPFATMPRLRVLSMRNNQMSRVPEPIFRSLRTNIAILDVDGNPLDCSCEMLWYMAWLQESRSLYPGPRCRDGKMLLDMRLSRTDCQTGARTAPGQNGEHPLTNDHGDVFVRALDYDECVGSENYEVPPGPSPPFRPGSPSPGDSDYFYDQYVDYPNALNDTRLANGQRFNNTPFAEDSQRNFTTNFVDFNNNKFNQFQRPPQGVPPPAGGQDSGSPFTFFGLPIPSLNIGKMFGGAGRNANNRASGGTRAKGRVQVYKQGEPEQSIIYRNDGIKTDTVVTLKTPSDPLDKNAGATNENNLFYRPYFQTSFRQQPPVEVQKGGFTPMLPGTVGGFTPITDPTLKVINQNYTHEPPGKWPTEFNERVPLVTEPTRYLQQNKFEATIKPSHNSAPYFVDGITHHIPGKQENLPPMVPPKLTNLNDKLTNAVGNAGQRNNATGSLPSHSEMEEDDEDGDESVDDDEETADDEDIDGGQNESETNSQGGSQHNDNDLTTRLSIELATPTIGSTVSGGFNKAYTTPNPTIRDLARTPTREFYDSSSNTPSSLSALIAPGSGHRPPVGKSTIEKVPAPVSSTVTPYFPNTTPGMQHRVVPKIETDSGDRHYGSPNIIDLSPSSHHHADADSVNEIRKREDMDWYFANYNHTQHYDFDELEINSFRSAGVVVKGAAIVSLMAIHTIVRLWGIVFLG